Below is a genomic region from Deinococcus koreensis.
GCTCGACCCGCTCGTACTTCTGCTCCACCCTCCGCAGTTCAGCCTCGTCCACCAGACCCAGGTCATACCCCGTCCGGGTCAGCCGCTCATCGGCGTTGTCCTGCCGCACCAGCAGGCGGTGTTCCACGCGGCTGGTCATCATCCGGTAGGGCTCGTCGCTGCCCTTGAACACCAGATCGTCCAGCAGCACTCCCAGGTAGCCGCAGCCCCGCTCGAACACGGGCGACGACCCCCCGGTGGCGCGGCGTGCGGCGGCGACGCCGGCGACCAGCCCCTGGGCTGCCGCCTCCTCGTAACCGCTGGTGCCATTGATCTGCCCGGCGGTGAACACCCCCGGCATCACCCGCGATTCCAGATTCAGGGTCAGCTCAGTGGAATCGACCACGTCGTATTCCACGGCGTAGGCGTAGCGCTGGATGACCGCCTGTTCGAAGCCCGGCAGGGTTCTGACCAGGGCGTCCTGCAGGTGGGGAGGCAACGACGAACTGAAACCCTGGAGGTACACCTCACTGGTCTGGATACCGTCCGGCTCGACGAACAGCAGGTGTCGGTCGTGGTGGGCGAAGCGGACGACCTTGTCCTCAATGCTGGGGCAGTACCGTGGCCCGAGGCCCTCGATGTCTCCGGCATACATCGGGGACTCGTGGAGATTGTCGTGGATGAGCTGGTGCGTCTCGGGCGTGGTGTGGGTCTGCCAGGTGGGGGACTCGGTGGCGCGTGGCCCAGGCGTTCCGGTGAATCCACGGGGCAGGGGATCGGCCGGAATCTCCAGCAGATCCTGAAACCGCACGGAATCGGCACGGACGCGGGGCGGGGTGCCGGTCTTGTACCGCTTGAGCACATGACCCGCGCGGGACAGGGGAGAGGAGAGGAAGCGCGAAGGCGGCTCTCCCTGGCGGCCCTCCGGACGCGACTGTCGCCCATACCAGGCCAGCCCCCGCATGAAGGTGCCGGCGGCGATCACCACGCTGCGGGTCGCGAAGCGGCGACCGTCGGTGGTGACGACGATCCAGCCGCCCTGCCCGTCCGGCTCCAGATCGGCCGCCTCACCCCGCAGGATCTCCAGCCCAGGGTGCCCGAGAATGACGTCCTGGGCGTGCTCCGCGTAGGCGTCCCGTTCATTCTGAACCCGCAGGGACTGTACCGCCGGGCCCTTGCTGGCGTTGAGCACCCGGGTATGGATCGCCGTGGCATCGGCCAGCCGGCCCATCAGCCCGCCGAGCGCCTGCACCTCGAACACCAGCTGGCTCTTGCCCGGCCCGCCCACGGCAGGGTTGCACGGCATCCGGCCGATGGTGGCCGGGTTGCCGATCATCAGGGCCACCCGGGACAGCTTGGCCGCCGCCCAGGCCGCCTCCAGACCAGCGTGCCCGCCACCGATTACCACCACGTCCCAGGAACTCATCTCAACCGAGCAGTGTACCCGCCCCGGGGTCGCCCAACGGTGACGCTGCTTGCTCCCTGGGGCGGGTGCAGCGGGAAGCGAGGCGGTGATGCGACGAAAGGGGAGGGCCGCAGCCCAAGAGACCCCCACAAGCGTTTTGACACCCGACCTATAGCACTCGGAGTGAGGGAGTGAGGAGCTGCGACCGTGGCTCTCACCGTCGACCCGCGAATGACCAGTCGAGCGTCCAGCACACAGTTCAAGGCCATTCCGTTGACCAAGCCATCCTGCCTCCGTCCAGCCATCAGAGACACCAGGGCGATATTCCTGCGACACCCTCAACCACTACAATGCCTAACAAGTGTTTTCTAGACAGATTCCTGGCGGCCCCGCGCTGGCCCACACGGCCGGGGCGCCCAGCGAGGAGGCCGCATCCCCATGATTGAACCCCACACCCCAGCCCCCATCCGCTATGTGGCGGAGGACGGCCAGGTCGTGCAGGAATTGCCCGCGACCTACACGCCGGAACTGCTGCGCGACCTGCACCACACCATGCTCCGTGCGCGCGAATTCGACCGCAAGCTGATCACCCTGCTGCGTCAGGGGCGCACCACCTTCTACGCGCAGTCGAGCGGCATGGAGGCGACCCAGGTCGGGCTCGCCCGCAGCATCCGCACCGGACACGACTGGGTCTGGCCCTACTACCGGGATCACACGCTGGGGCTGGCCCTGGGCGTGCCCATGTTCGAGCTGATCAGCCAGTGCCTGGGCACCAACTCCGACCCCAGCCGCGGGCGTCAGATGCCGCACCACTTCGCCTCGGCGCGGATGAACTTCGTCTCGGTCAGCTCCAGCATCGCCTCGCAGGTGCCGCCGGCCGCCGGCAGCGCCATGGCCCAGAAATACCTGGGCACCGACGAGATCACGGTCTGCACCTTCGGGGACGGCGCGACCAGCGAGGGCGACTGGCACGCGGGCATGAACATGGCGGGCGCCGCCGGGGCGCCATGCCTGTTCGTCTGCGAGAACAACCAGTGGGCGATCAGCACCAACCTGCGCGGACAGACGGCCAGCGAGACCATACACATCAAGGCGAAGGCCTACGGGATGCCGGGCTTCTACGTCGACGGCAACGACATCGTGGCCGTCATGGAGGTCTGCACGCACGCGGCCGACTACGTGCGCGCCGGCAACGGCCCCGCGCTGGTCGAGTGCCTGACCTACCGCGTGGGCTCGCACAGCAACGCCGACGCCGACGCCGAGAAGAGCTACCGCACGCGCGACGAGGTGGACGAGTGGCTGGGCCGCGACCCGATCGTCCGCCTGGAGAAGCTGCTGGAGGGCCTGGGGCAGCCTATCGGCGCCGAGGAGCGGGCCGACCTGATCGCCCGGACGCACCGCGAGGTCGACGAGCACGTGCTGGCTGCCGAGGCCACCGGCTCGCCGGACTGGCGGATCATCTTCGAGGACGTGTACTCCGACCTGCCCAGCCACCTGCGCGACCAGGCGGCGGCGCTGCGCTCGGAGATGGAGGGCGCCGCGTCCCAGGGAGCGCGGGCATGACCGCCACGCAGGAACGGCAGGCGGCCCAGGGCACGGGAGAGCCCCGCGTCATCAACCTCATTCAGGCGGTGACCGAGGCGCTGGCCGAGGAACTGGAACGCGACTCGCGGGTGGTGCTGTTCGGCGAGGACGTGGGCGCACGCGGCGGCGTCTTCATGGCGACTGCCGGCCTACAACAGCGCTTCGGCAAGACGCGGGTGTTCGACACCCCGCTCTCGGAGGCGAGCATCGTGGGGGCGGCGGTCGGGATGGCGGCGCGCGGGCTGCGGCCCATCGCGGAGATCCAGTTCGCCGATTACATGGGGCCAGGCTTCGACCAGATCATCTCCCAGGCGGCCAAGCTGCGCTACCGCAGCGGCGGGCAGTTCACGGCGCCGCTGGTGATCCGCACGCCCTCGGGCGGCGGGGTCAAGGGTGGGCACCACCACAGCCAGAGCCCGGAGAGCTACTACACCCACACGCCGGGCCTGAAGGTCGTGATGCCCAGCACGCCCTACGACGCCAAGGGGCTGCTCAAGGCCGCCATCCGCTCCGACGACCCGGTGATCTTCTTCGAGCCCAAGCGGCTGTACCGCGCCGCCAAGGGCGAGGTGCCGGGCCACGACTACACCGTGAAGATCGGCGAGGCCGCCATTCGCCGCGAGGGCCAGGATCTCAGCCTGATCGGGTACGGCGGCGTGATGCCCGATCTGGAGAAGGCGGCGGACGCCCTCGCGGCCGAGGGGATCAGCGCCGAGGTGATCGACCTGCGCTCGCTGGTGCCCTGGGATCAGGATCTGGTCGTGGGCTCGGTGCAGAAGACCGGCCGCGCCGTGCTGGTCAGCGAGGCGCCGCGCATCTCGAACTTCATGGGCGAGGTGGCCTACGTGATCCAGGAGCAGGCCTTCGATTCGCTGCTCTCCCCGGTCGGGCAGGTGGCGGGCTTCGACACCCCGTACCCGTATGTGCAGGACAAGGTCTACCTGCCGGGCGCCAACCGGATCCTGGCGGCCTGTGTAAAGGTGCTGAACTACTGATGCCCGGACACCAGACACACACCCCTTTGAGCCCCACCGTCCCACCAGGGGAGGGGAGAGGGGCATGAAGCCTGACCTCTCCCGCATGGTGATGGGGCCGGTGGGGCTGGCCCTGGGCTTCGGCCTGTATGCCAGTGTGGGCAAGCTGGCCGAGCCCTGGCAGAGCCTGCTCATCGGCGGCATGTTCGCCCTGCTGGGTGTGGCCGCCTTCCTGTACGCCCAGGGCGAACGCTGGATCCAGGGCCTGGGCGCCCTGCTCTTTATCTACGGCCTGCTGCGGGCCACTGTCCTGCGCTGAGCCCTTCGAGAACCGGCCCCCATTCGAGAAACGAGGTTGATGACGTGAGAGAAGTCCTGTTGCCCGAACTGGCCGAGAGTGTGGTCGAGGGAGAAATCCTCAAGTGGCTGGTGGCCGAGGGCGACCCCATCGCGCTGGAACAGCCGCTGTGCGAGGTCATGACCGACAAGGTGACCGTCGAGTTGCCCAGCCCTGTGGCGGGCGTGCTCAGCAGACGCATGGCCCAGGAAGGCGAGGTCATCGCCGTTCACGCGGTCATCGCCCTGATCGACGAGGGCGGGACTGCAGCCGCGCCCGGAGCCACGCAGGCGATCCAGGCCAGCGCGGAGAACCCGGGGACAGGCGCGGCCACCCTGCCCCCCCAGGCGCAGGAGGAGCGCGAGCAGGTGGGTCAGGAGCACATGGACACCGGCGGCAGCATCGTCGAGGCGGGGCACCTGTCCAGGGGCGCCGACGACGATTCCAGCAGCCTGTTCAAGGCGTTCGCCTCGGACGAGCAGGTCAGGGTGCAGGGGCTGGGAGAGCGCAGCGGCAGCGGGGCGCCGGGCAGTTCCACAGCCGGTACCGGTACCCTGACCCGCGCCCCGGCCCCCGGCCCGGCCGCCCGAGCCGATGGCCGCGTGCTGGCGGTTCCGGCGGCGCGGCAGCTGGCCCGCGAGTTGGGCGTGGAGCTGACCCAGGTGCAGGGCAGTGGCCCCAACGGCCGCATTCGCGTGCAGGATGTAATGTCCTACGGGCAGCAGGGGCAGGGGGGTCAAACAGGGCCGGCTCAGCAGACGGCTCCGGCGGCCGCTATTCCTCAGCCTCCAGTTATCCCCCAGACTCAGCCTTCCGTGGCGCCGGGTGCGCCCGC
It encodes:
- the mnmG gene encoding tRNA uridine-5-carboxymethylaminomethyl(34) synthesis enzyme MnmG; this encodes MSSWDVVVIGGGHAGLEAAWAAAKLSRVALMIGNPATIGRMPCNPAVGGPGKSQLVFEVQALGGLMGRLADATAIHTRVLNASKGPAVQSLRVQNERDAYAEHAQDVILGHPGLEILRGEAADLEPDGQGGWIVVTTDGRRFATRSVVIAAGTFMRGLAWYGRQSRPEGRQGEPPSRFLSSPLSRAGHVLKRYKTGTPPRVRADSVRFQDLLEIPADPLPRGFTGTPGPRATESPTWQTHTTPETHQLIHDNLHESPMYAGDIEGLGPRYCPSIEDKVVRFAHHDRHLLFVEPDGIQTSEVYLQGFSSSLPPHLQDALVRTLPGFEQAVIQRYAYAVEYDVVDSTELTLNLESRVMPGVFTAGQINGTSGYEEAAAQGLVAGVAAARRATGGSSPVFERGCGYLGVLLDDLVFKGSDEPYRMMTSRVEHRLLVRQDNADERLTRTGYDLGLVDEAELRRVEQKYERVEQARLSLASQRIQGQTGDAWLRRPEFRLGDVEALGIRLPALDAAEREALEIRVKYQGYIDRAELQLASEARAQGLSLTELDFSSLEGLSLEAREKLLRHRPPTVAQAARIPGVRHADISALLVHLKRRGVSRET
- a CDS encoding alpha-ketoacid dehydrogenase subunit beta; protein product: MTATQERQAAQGTGEPRVINLIQAVTEALAEELERDSRVVLFGEDVGARGGVFMATAGLQQRFGKTRVFDTPLSEASIVGAAVGMAARGLRPIAEIQFADYMGPGFDQIISQAAKLRYRSGGQFTAPLVIRTPSGGGVKGGHHHSQSPESYYTHTPGLKVVMPSTPYDAKGLLKAAIRSDDPVIFFEPKRLYRAAKGEVPGHDYTVKIGEAAIRREGQDLSLIGYGGVMPDLEKAADALAAEGISAEVIDLRSLVPWDQDLVVGSVQKTGRAVLVSEAPRISNFMGEVAYVIQEQAFDSLLSPVGQVAGFDTPYPYVQDKVYLPGANRILAACVKVLNY
- a CDS encoding thiamine pyrophosphate-dependent dehydrogenase E1 component subunit alpha translates to MIEPHTPAPIRYVAEDGQVVQELPATYTPELLRDLHHTMLRAREFDRKLITLLRQGRTTFYAQSSGMEATQVGLARSIRTGHDWVWPYYRDHTLGLALGVPMFELISQCLGTNSDPSRGRQMPHHFASARMNFVSVSSSIASQVPPAAGSAMAQKYLGTDEITVCTFGDGATSEGDWHAGMNMAGAAGAPCLFVCENNQWAISTNLRGQTASETIHIKAKAYGMPGFYVDGNDIVAVMEVCTHAADYVRAGNGPALVECLTYRVGSHSNADADAEKSYRTRDEVDEWLGRDPIVRLEKLLEGLGQPIGAEERADLIARTHREVDEHVLAAEATGSPDWRIIFEDVYSDLPSHLRDQAAALRSEMEGAASQGARA
- a CDS encoding dihydrolipoamide acetyltransferase family protein yields the protein MREVLLPELAESVVEGEILKWLVAEGDPIALEQPLCEVMTDKVTVELPSPVAGVLSRRMAQEGEVIAVHAVIALIDEGGTAAAPGATQAIQASAENPGTGAATLPPQAQEEREQVGQEHMDTGGSIVEAGHLSRGADDDSSSLFKAFASDEQVRVQGLGERSGSGAPGSSTAGTGTLTRAPAPGPAARADGRVLAVPAARQLARELGVELTQVQGSGPNGRIRVQDVMSYGQQGQGGQTGPAQQTAPAAAIPQPPVIPQTQPSVAPGAPASGRAAPGGLPVAPVQYRTPRGYEALEDRVPLRGMRRAISAQMQASHLYTVRTLTVDEVNLSRLVDFRARVKDEAQAAGVKLSYLPFIFKAVAVALRKFPSLNTSFDEATQEIVQKRYYNIGMAVATDAGLTVPVLRDVNHKSIFNLAREVVDLAGRAQAGKLQADELAGSTFSVTNIGSIGALFSFPIINVPDAAILGVHSIVKRPIVDEHDQIVVAHMMYLSLSFDHRLVDGAEAARFCKEIIRLLENPDRLMLEGV